The following proteins are encoded in a genomic region of Caldicoprobacter guelmensis:
- a CDS encoding potassium channel family protein: protein MKKQFAIIGIGRFGSSVAKTLCALGHDVLAVDRSQERIQEIADCVTHAVQADATDEETLRSLGIRNFDAVVVSIGDDIQSSILIALLCKELGVKFVIGKAQNDLHAKVLYKIGVDKVVFPERDMGVKIAHHLASTNVLDYIELASDYSLVEVTAIPEWIGKSLKQINMRVVYGLNIVAIKRGDDVLVSPKGEDVIYEGDVLVAIGRNDHIKMLEERAQE from the coding sequence ATGAAGAAGCAGTTTGCAATTATCGGCATAGGGCGTTTTGGTTCAAGCGTTGCAAAGACTTTGTGTGCCCTGGGCCATGATGTCCTTGCTGTCGATAGGAGCCAGGAAAGGATACAGGAGATAGCCGATTGTGTGACGCATGCTGTTCAAGCCGATGCTACTGATGAGGAAACTCTGAGATCGTTGGGCATAAGGAATTTTGATGCTGTGGTGGTTTCGATAGGGGATGATATACAGTCCAGCATATTGATCGCATTGCTTTGCAAGGAACTGGGGGTCAAATTCGTAATAGGTAAGGCACAAAATGACCTGCATGCGAAAGTGTTGTACAAGATAGGCGTTGACAAGGTGGTATTTCCTGAAAGGGATATGGGAGTCAAAATTGCACATCATTTGGCATCAACCAACGTACTTGACTATATCGAGCTTGCATCTGACTATAGCCTGGTGGAGGTTACAGCCATTCCTGAATGGATTGGAAAGTCACTGAAACAGATCAACATGAGAGTGGTATACGGCCTCAATATTGTGGCCATAAAACGCGGCGATGATGTGCTGGTCTCTCCAAAAGGTGAGGACGTGATTTATGAAGGCGACGTATTGGTGGCCATTGGGCGGAACGACCACATAAAGATGTTAGAGGAGAGGGCACAGGAGTAA
- a CDS encoding TrmH family RNA methyltransferase: protein MEEYVTSTQNPSIKRIKMLHNKKYRDIYGQYLVEGVKMVKEALNEGESIWALVVSRGFNWLEFKNQVGIPIDNLRTLVVEDKLFASISDTQTPQGILAVVNKKEYRLEHLLSKQSFFIVVLDQIRDPGNLGTIIRTMDAAGGDGVVLLKGCVDPFNLKVVRSTMGSIFRMPIYEVEDHIEFFNRLVEAKVHILVSHLNGSNLFEWPGGYDRIAVVVGNESEGVRQEICGFASSLVRIPMPGRAESLNASVAAGVLIYEVLRKSGK from the coding sequence TTGGAAGAGTACGTCACTAGTACGCAAAACCCTTCTATCAAGCGAATTAAAATGTTGCACAACAAAAAATATAGGGATATCTACGGGCAGTACTTGGTAGAAGGAGTTAAGATGGTAAAAGAAGCGTTAAATGAAGGCGAAAGCATCTGGGCTTTGGTGGTATCAAGAGGGTTTAACTGGCTTGAATTTAAAAACCAGGTAGGCATACCGATAGATAATTTGAGGACTTTAGTTGTAGAAGATAAGCTGTTTGCGAGCATCAGCGATACACAAACGCCTCAGGGGATTCTAGCGGTGGTAAACAAAAAGGAGTATCGTCTTGAACACCTGTTGAGCAAACAATCGTTTTTTATAGTGGTTTTAGACCAGATAAGAGATCCGGGGAACCTGGGAACCATAATAAGGACTATGGATGCAGCAGGGGGAGATGGAGTTGTTTTGCTCAAAGGCTGTGTGGACCCCTTTAATTTAAAGGTTGTGCGCTCCACCATGGGCTCGATATTTCGCATGCCCATCTATGAGGTGGAGGACCACATCGAGTTTTTCAACAGGCTTGTGGAAGCCAAAGTCCATATTCTGGTCAGCCATCTGAACGGTTCCAACCTATTTGAGTGGCCGGGGGGATATGATAGAATAGCTGTTGTCGTTGGGAATGAATCAGAGGGCGTGCGTCAAGAAATATGCGGGTTTGCTTCTTCGCTAGTAAGGATACCCATGCCGGGGAGAGCAGAATCCCTTAATGCTTCGGTGGCTGCAGGTGTATTGATATATGAGGTGCTGCGCAAATCAGGCAAATAA
- the infC gene encoding translation initiation factor IF-3: protein MNKKELLVNEQIRDKEVRVISETGEQLGIMPIEKALRLAEERQLDLVKIAPKANPPVCKIMDYGKYLFEMAKKEKEARKNQKVINVKEIRLSASIEDHDLGVKARNADKFLKAGDKVKVTIRFRGREMAHPEVGYEVMEKFVSMLTVEAVMERKPTLEGNQMIMVLAPKT from the coding sequence ATCAACAAAAAAGAATTATTGGTTAACGAGCAGATTAGGGACAAAGAAGTAAGGGTGATTAGCGAGACGGGTGAGCAGCTGGGCATTATGCCAATTGAGAAGGCTCTACGGCTTGCCGAGGAGAGGCAGCTCGATTTGGTCAAAATTGCTCCAAAGGCCAACCCACCCGTATGCAAGATCATGGATTATGGTAAATACCTGTTTGAAATGGCAAAGAAGGAGAAGGAGGCACGTAAAAACCAGAAGGTCATCAATGTTAAGGAGATACGTTTGTCGGCTTCTATAGAAGACCACGACCTGGGGGTTAAGGCCAGAAATGCCGATAAGTTTTTAAAGGCAGGGGACAAGGTGAAGGTGACAATCAGGTTTAGAGGCAGAGAAATGGCTCACCCTGAGGTAGGGTATGAAGTTATGGAGAAGTTTGTGTCCATGCTGACGGTGGAAGCTGTGATGGAGCGTAAGCCCACCCTGGAAGGGAATCAGATGATTATGGTATTAGCGCCAAAGACGTAA
- the pheS gene encoding phenylalanine--tRNA ligase subunit alpha, producing the protein MKDQLEQIKREAEQALAHIDSLEGLSNFRVEFLGKKGKLTQILRGMGKLSAEERPQIGQLANQIRAYLEDEIEKKRKVLEEETLNRRLKDEVIDVTMPGRRHYRGKLHPLNMVLNEIKDIFLGMGFEIAEGPEVEWDYYNFEALNIPKNHPARDTQDTFYITDNILLRTHTSPTQIRVMERQKPPIKIIVPGRVYRSDAVDATHSPIFHQVEGLVIDKNITMGDLKGVLDVFAKEMFGPQTKTQFRPHHFPFTEPSAEMDVSCTTCGGKGCRVCSYTGWIEILGAGMVHPKVLKYGGIDPEQYSGFAFGMGLDRITNLKYGIDDIRLLFENDMRFLEQF; encoded by the coding sequence ATGAAGGACCAGCTGGAACAGATTAAAAGGGAAGCTGAGCAAGCTCTTGCGCACATAGATAGTCTTGAAGGGTTGTCGAACTTTCGAGTAGAATTTCTAGGCAAAAAGGGCAAATTAACCCAGATTTTGAGAGGCATGGGAAAGCTCTCTGCTGAGGAGAGGCCCCAAATAGGCCAGCTTGCTAACCAGATACGGGCTTATCTTGAAGATGAGATTGAAAAGAAGAGAAAGGTGCTTGAAGAGGAGACACTCAACCGACGATTGAAGGATGAAGTGATCGACGTTACCATGCCGGGCAGGCGCCATTATCGTGGCAAGCTGCATCCCCTTAATATGGTGTTAAACGAAATTAAGGATATTTTCCTGGGAATGGGTTTTGAGATCGCCGAGGGGCCAGAGGTTGAATGGGATTATTACAATTTTGAGGCCCTTAATATTCCTAAGAATCATCCTGCACGGGATACGCAGGATACCTTCTATATTACAGACAATATACTTTTGCGTACCCATACCTCGCCTACCCAGATCCGCGTAATGGAGAGGCAGAAGCCTCCTATAAAGATCATAGTGCCCGGCCGGGTTTATAGGTCGGATGCGGTGGATGCCACCCACTCTCCCATCTTCCATCAGGTGGAAGGGTTGGTTATAGATAAGAACATCACCATGGGCGATTTAAAAGGCGTACTTGACGTGTTTGCCAAGGAGATGTTTGGACCTCAGACAAAGACGCAGTTCAGACCCCATCATTTTCCGTTTACCGAGCCCAGCGCAGAGATGGATGTGAGCTGTACCACATGCGGTGGCAAGGGATGCCGTGTATGCTCGTATACTGGTTGGATCGAAATTCTAGGTGCCGGTATGGTGCATCCAAAGGTGTTAAAGTATGGTGGGATTGACCCTGAGCAGTACAGCGGTTTTGCCTTTGGCATGGGCCTTGATCGCATAACCAACCTGAAATATGGGATAGATGATATAAGGCTGCTGTTTGAAAACGATATGCGTTTCCTGGAGCAGTTTTAA
- a CDS encoding YqzL family protein, protein MGPVRLADIIWKIFEKTGSINAYILYKELVML, encoded by the coding sequence ATGGGACCGGTGAGGCTGGCTGACATAATATGGAAAATTTTTGAAAAGACGGGTTCCATAAATGCTTACATCCTTTACAAGGAACTCGTAATGCTTTAA
- the pheT gene encoding phenylalanine--tRNA ligase subunit beta encodes MLVPLKWLKEYVKVDVPVEQLAHRLTMTGTKVESITRLGEGISNVVVGKILEIKPHPNADKLVVCVVDVGKCKVQIVTGAPNVKEGQLVPVALDGATLPGGYKITATTLRGVESQGMLCSGEELGLTEEDYPGAGVDGILILQEEYPLGMDIKEALGLDDHVLEFEVTSNRPDCLSVIGIAREASVALNSSFTLPHIEVKPGIGDVNAEAKVVVEAPDLCPRYCARVVKDVKIGPSPRWMQRRLISAGVRPINNIVDITNYVMLEMGQPMHAFDLDKVAGRTIVVRTAREGERLVTLDDKERVLSPDMLVIADVEKPIGLAGVMGGANTEITDGTRNILLESALFDRGVIRQTAKALGIRSEASLRFEKGLDIHNARAALDRAVQLIQELGIGTVVEGVIDVCHGSLEKRILEIPWKRVNSLLGLNLSADEMADILARLEFKVEVKGEYMRIEVPSFRQDIEGVADIAEEVARIYGYNNIPMTLMEGTQSRGRKTRRQKLMDRVKDVLVGTGLYEVVTYSFTSPKVYGLLGITNPQLIPKTVRILNPLGEDQSIMRTTLIPSLLEVLSRNRNRGMERCQIFEIGPAFLPKSLPLEDLPEEKPLLTIAEYGLDLDYYDLKGKVEVLLDELGLLDEAEFVPHAHPTFHPGRTALLKIKGKGVGLLGEIHPKVAKNFQLEVRVLVAELELDTLLDFAKEEKRYRPLPKYPAVERDLALVVKKEVLAAQVENCIKELGGELLERVELFDVYEGRQIPEGYKSIAYSLSYRAADRTLTDEEVNSLHDKIVKGLEQRLGARLR; translated from the coding sequence ATGCTGGTACCGCTTAAATGGTTGAAAGAGTACGTGAAAGTAGATGTACCTGTTGAACAGCTGGCGCACCGACTTACCATGACGGGGACAAAAGTTGAGAGTATAACCAGGCTGGGCGAAGGCATAAGTAATGTTGTGGTGGGAAAAATACTTGAAATAAAGCCTCATCCCAATGCCGACAAGTTGGTGGTATGCGTTGTTGACGTTGGAAAATGCAAGGTGCAAATAGTGACCGGTGCTCCAAATGTGAAGGAGGGACAGCTTGTACCTGTGGCACTCGATGGCGCTACATTGCCTGGAGGGTATAAGATAACCGCCACCACATTGCGAGGGGTTGAATCCCAGGGAATGTTGTGTTCCGGAGAGGAGCTAGGGCTTACCGAAGAAGACTATCCGGGAGCAGGGGTGGACGGTATATTGATTTTGCAGGAAGAATACCCTTTGGGGATGGACATAAAGGAAGCATTGGGATTAGATGACCATGTGCTGGAGTTTGAGGTTACTTCCAATCGTCCAGATTGTTTAAGCGTCATAGGCATAGCCCGCGAGGCATCGGTGGCTTTGAACTCCTCTTTTACATTGCCGCATATAGAGGTAAAGCCGGGTATCGGGGATGTCAATGCCGAGGCCAAGGTGGTGGTTGAGGCCCCTGACTTGTGCCCCAGATACTGTGCGCGCGTAGTAAAAGATGTAAAGATTGGCCCATCTCCGAGGTGGATGCAGCGCAGGCTGATTTCTGCAGGTGTTAGGCCCATAAACAACATCGTTGACATAACCAATTACGTCATGTTGGAGATGGGACAGCCCATGCACGCCTTTGACCTGGATAAGGTGGCGGGCAGAACCATCGTGGTGCGTACAGCGCGCGAGGGCGAAAGGCTGGTCACACTGGATGACAAGGAAAGGGTGCTCAGCCCGGATATGTTGGTTATAGCCGATGTAGAGAAGCCCATAGGCCTGGCGGGAGTTATGGGTGGGGCCAATACTGAGATTACCGATGGAACAAGGAACATTTTGCTGGAAAGTGCGCTGTTTGATAGGGGAGTCATACGACAGACGGCAAAGGCGCTTGGAATTCGTAGCGAGGCCTCGCTCAGGTTCGAAAAGGGGTTGGATATACACAACGCAAGAGCTGCTTTAGACCGTGCTGTGCAGCTTATTCAAGAGTTAGGCATTGGGACAGTTGTTGAGGGAGTGATAGATGTCTGCCATGGTTCTCTAGAGAAGAGAATTTTAGAGATACCCTGGAAGAGAGTAAACAGCCTTCTAGGTCTTAACCTATCGGCTGATGAGATGGCCGATATTTTGGCTAGGCTGGAGTTCAAGGTTGAGGTAAAGGGCGAATACATGCGCATAGAGGTTCCATCGTTTAGGCAGGACATAGAGGGTGTGGCCGATATAGCCGAGGAAGTAGCCCGCATCTACGGCTACAATAATATACCCATGACTTTGATGGAAGGCACACAAAGCCGGGGCAGGAAGACCAGGCGACAAAAGCTTATGGACAGGGTAAAAGATGTACTGGTTGGCACGGGCCTTTATGAGGTAGTAACCTACTCTTTTACCAGCCCAAAAGTTTATGGACTATTAGGCATCACCAATCCCCAGCTCATACCCAAAACAGTCAGGATCTTAAATCCTTTGGGCGAGGACCAAAGCATAATGCGCACCACGCTCATCCCGAGCCTTCTGGAAGTGCTTTCGCGTAACCGTAACAGGGGAATGGAAAGGTGCCAGATATTTGAAATAGGGCCAGCTTTCTTGCCCAAGTCGCTGCCGCTGGAGGATTTGCCAGAGGAAAAGCCGCTTTTGACCATTGCAGAGTACGGGCTGGACCTCGATTACTATGACCTGAAAGGCAAGGTTGAGGTGTTGCTGGATGAACTGGGGTTGCTGGATGAGGCCGAGTTTGTACCTCATGCTCATCCCACCTTCCATCCAGGGAGAACAGCCCTTTTAAAGATAAAAGGAAAAGGAGTAGGATTGCTTGGTGAGATACATCCAAAGGTGGCTAAAAACTTTCAGCTTGAAGTGAGAGTTCTGGTGGCCGAGCTTGAACTTGATACGCTACTTGATTTTGCAAAAGAGGAGAAAAGATATAGGCCGCTTCCCAAGTATCCGGCTGTTGAGCGAGACCTGGCGCTGGTGGTCAAGAAAGAAGTGTTGGCTGCTCAGGTGGAAAACTGCATAAAAGAGCTGGGAGGGGAACTGCTCGAAAGAGTGGAGCTCTTTGATGTGTATGAGGGTAGACAGATACCTGAAGGCTATAAGAGCATAGCATATTCCTTAAGCTATCGTGCTGCCGACAGAACCCTGACGGATGAAGAGGTAAATTCTCTGCATGATAAGATTGTAAAGGGTCTAGAACAACGGTTGGGTGCAAGGTTGCGATAG
- a CDS encoding DUF523 domain-containing protein, whose product MILVSACLAGICCKYNGGDNGVPLIKELVRQGKAIPLCPEQLGGLPTPRLPAEIKGGSARDVWQGKALVVRKDGVDVTENFIRGAREVLKFCREMGIKRAILKARSPSCGKGLIYDGTFTGKLVEGNGITAQLLIDNGIGVLTEDEIATLYLLND is encoded by the coding sequence ATGATTTTGGTAAGCGCGTGTCTGGCAGGGATATGCTGTAAATACAATGGAGGGGACAACGGCGTCCCTCTTATCAAAGAGCTTGTGCGGCAGGGCAAGGCCATTCCGCTGTGTCCCGAGCAGTTGGGTGGCCTGCCCACGCCCAGGCTGCCGGCAGAGATAAAAGGCGGCAGCGCTCGCGATGTTTGGCAAGGCAAAGCTTTGGTAGTGAGAAAAGACGGCGTTGATGTCACCGAAAATTTCATAAGGGGTGCAAGGGAGGTTTTGAAGTTTTGTCGAGAGATGGGGATAAAGCGAGCTATCTTAAAGGCAAGGAGCCCTTCCTGCGGTAAAGGATTGATATACGATGGGACATTTACGGGCAAGCTTGTTGAGGGGAATGGCATTACCGCACAATTGCTTATCGACAATGGAATTGGAGTATTGACTGAAGACGAGATTGCAACGTTATACTTGTTAAATGATTAA
- a CDS encoding endonuclease MutS2 has protein sequence MNERTFRVLEYDKIIEMLSGHTVSAPGYEMVQDLLPYREKDKVISALAETEEALKIMIKYGMSPLGAFPDIRSHLRRVEKRAMLGPEELLEIGHVLKTCSRLKEAFKSRDGLNEAGLTIIPGLVYQLKSHDGLMNEIFRCIEPDGRIADSASPELHDIRRNITRCQEKIKELLNSYIQSPQYQKFLQEPIVTIRNGRYVIPVKQEYRSNVPGLVHDQSVSGATLFIEPMAVVEANNKLKEWMLKEEQEIKRILSRLTEEVWKVREDISGSFEILSRLDFIFAKGKLGHSMKGVVPRIVDGGKVNIVNGRHPLIPEHQVVPISLNLGYDFNTLVITGPNTGGKTVTLKTVGLFVLMAQAGLCLPADYGTEIGIFQKVFADIGDEQSIEQNLSTFSSHMVNIVSIIDNVDRGSLVLLDELGAGTDPTEGAALAMAILEYLHNCGAKTVATTHYSQLKVFAMTKPGMENASMEFDVETLSPTFRLLIGIPGRSNAFQISKRLGLKEDIIEKAREFLTQEDIRFEDLISDLEYNRAKAREEREKAAKYLREIERERERLAEKESHLEAARQQILRKAREEARMILRQAKEEADQIIKELNRLSQVAAEKERNRSIEQYRMKLKQSLDRLDGELAKEASSSNKYHEPVKEVRLGETVYISSLGQKGQVLTLPDDNGEITVQVGIMKVAVKLSDIRRVDEGDDAATAVISAKKPSPRMTSVLPEIDLRGQTVDEALMNVDKYLDDAFLAGLKQVTIIHGKGTGALREAIHQYLRHHPHVNSFRLGKYGEGESGVTIVELK, from the coding sequence GTGAACGAGAGAACATTTCGTGTACTGGAATACGATAAGATTATTGAGATGCTTAGTGGCCATACAGTATCGGCGCCTGGGTACGAAATGGTACAAGATTTGCTTCCTTACAGGGAGAAGGATAAGGTGATTTCGGCCCTGGCAGAAACTGAAGAAGCTTTAAAGATAATGATTAAATACGGGATGTCGCCTTTAGGGGCATTTCCTGATATTCGCAGCCATTTGAGAAGGGTTGAAAAAAGGGCAATGCTGGGCCCGGAAGAACTGCTGGAGATAGGGCACGTGCTTAAGACGTGCTCCAGGCTTAAAGAAGCCTTTAAAAGCAGGGATGGCTTAAATGAAGCCGGGCTCACCATCATTCCAGGATTAGTGTATCAGCTAAAATCTCACGACGGGTTGATGAACGAGATATTCAGGTGTATAGAGCCTGATGGGCGGATAGCAGACAGTGCTAGTCCCGAGCTTCACGATATTCGCCGCAATATAACGCGGTGTCAAGAGAAAATAAAGGAGCTTTTGAATAGCTATATACAGTCCCCGCAGTACCAGAAATTCCTTCAGGAGCCTATTGTTACTATAAGGAATGGAAGGTACGTTATTCCGGTAAAGCAGGAGTATCGCTCCAACGTGCCTGGATTGGTACACGACCAGTCGGTCAGCGGAGCTACCCTGTTTATTGAGCCCATGGCGGTGGTGGAAGCCAACAACAAGCTTAAGGAATGGATGCTCAAAGAAGAGCAGGAAATAAAGCGCATCTTGTCCAGGTTGACTGAAGAGGTCTGGAAAGTTAGAGAAGACATTAGCGGTTCATTTGAAATCTTAAGCCGGCTCGACTTCATCTTTGCCAAGGGAAAATTGGGGCATTCGATGAAGGGCGTGGTGCCCAGGATTGTAGATGGCGGTAAGGTTAATATAGTAAACGGTAGGCATCCGTTGATACCCGAGCATCAAGTCGTGCCTATAAGTCTTAATTTGGGGTATGACTTTAATACACTTGTGATCACAGGTCCCAATACCGGCGGTAAAACCGTGACATTGAAGACTGTAGGTTTGTTTGTATTGATGGCACAGGCTGGCCTTTGTTTGCCAGCCGATTACGGTACCGAGATAGGCATATTTCAGAAAGTGTTTGCCGACATAGGAGATGAGCAGAGTATAGAGCAGAACCTCAGCACTTTCTCCTCACATATGGTAAATATTGTATCGATTATTGACAACGTGGATAGAGGTTCCCTAGTGCTGCTGGATGAGCTGGGAGCAGGTACTGACCCCACTGAAGGTGCTGCTCTGGCCATGGCCATCCTTGAGTATTTGCACAATTGTGGTGCTAAAACCGTTGCTACGACGCACTACAGCCAGCTTAAGGTTTTTGCCATGACAAAGCCGGGGATGGAGAACGCCTCTATGGAGTTTGACGTAGAGACATTGAGCCCCACTTTCAGACTGCTTATAGGCATACCTGGTAGAAGTAACGCTTTTCAGATATCCAAGAGGTTGGGGCTTAAGGAGGATATCATTGAAAAGGCCAGGGAGTTTTTGACGCAAGAGGACATCCGGTTTGAGGATTTGATTTCAGACCTAGAGTATAACAGGGCTAAAGCACGGGAGGAACGTGAAAAGGCAGCAAAATATTTAAGGGAGATAGAGAGGGAAAGGGAGAGGCTTGCTGAAAAAGAGTCTCACCTTGAGGCGGCACGCCAGCAAATACTTCGGAAGGCCAGGGAAGAGGCCAGGATGATACTGCGCCAGGCCAAAGAAGAGGCTGACCAAATCATCAAGGAGTTGAACAGGTTGTCACAGGTGGCAGCTGAAAAGGAGCGTAACAGGTCTATCGAGCAATACAGGATGAAGTTGAAGCAAAGCCTGGACAGGCTGGATGGTGAGCTTGCTAAAGAGGCCAGCTCGTCTAACAAGTACCATGAACCGGTTAAAGAGGTCCGTCTGGGTGAGACGGTGTATATAAGTTCGCTGGGGCAAAAGGGGCAGGTACTCACCCTCCCAGATGATAATGGGGAGATTACCGTTCAAGTGGGCATAATGAAGGTGGCGGTCAAGCTGTCAGATATAAGAAGGGTTGACGAGGGCGATGATGCAGCAACTGCTGTCATTTCAGCTAAAAAGCCTTCGCCCAGAATGACAAGCGTTTTGCCCGAGATAGACTTAAGGGGTCAGACGGTGGATGAGGCTTTGATGAACGTGGATAAGTATCTGGATGACGCTTTTTTGGCTGGGTTAAAACAGGTGACAATTATCCACGGTAAAGGCACGGGGGCTTTGAGAGAAGCCATCCATCAATACCTTCGTCATCATCCCCATGTAAACTCCTTCCGCCTCGGGAAATACGGCGAGGGTGAGAGCGGCGTCACCATAGTGGAGCTAAAATAA
- a CDS encoding TrkH family potassium uptake protein, with translation MIIKTLRLLPTQILVLGFASMILVGALLLTLPIASSSGESIGFLNALFEATSAVCVTGLVVVDTGDDLSLFGQLVIISLIQMGGLGFMTMATLVFLLLGKRITLRERLVIQEALNEFKLQGVVRLTRNIIGITFLIEGIGALILALRFVPLYGWGKGLYFSIFHAISAFCNAGFDLMGGYRSFTGFTDDFIVNFAIMGLIICGGLGFSVLLDIYRNKRFEKWSLHTKLVVCVTAILIVTGALFFFIVEFNNPATLGGQNWRGKILGALFQSVTPRTAGFNTIDQASLRNASKFMTIILMFIGASPAGTGGGIKTTTASVILLTVLSVIKGRRDVEVFNRRIPYSIVNRALAIAVISFIILVSVSMILSLIEPYPLVDVIFETASALGTVGLSTFNNSELNDISKIFVIMTMFAGRVGPLTLTLAFAKRLAGDNGNVKYPEGKVMVG, from the coding sequence ATGATTATTAAAACTCTAAGGCTTTTGCCTACACAAATCCTGGTGCTTGGCTTTGCTTCCATGATCTTAGTAGGTGCTTTGCTTCTCACTTTGCCTATAGCTTCCAGTTCAGGTGAAAGCATAGGCTTTTTAAATGCCTTGTTTGAAGCAACTTCAGCGGTATGCGTCACCGGCCTTGTGGTGGTAGATACTGGTGATGATCTAAGCCTATTTGGCCAGCTGGTCATAATTTCACTTATTCAGATGGGCGGCTTAGGGTTTATGACCATGGCAACGTTGGTATTCCTGCTTTTGGGAAAGCGAATTACCTTGAGGGAAAGGCTTGTGATACAGGAAGCCCTCAATGAGTTTAAATTGCAGGGCGTTGTGCGTCTAACCAGAAACATAATTGGGATTACTTTCCTGATAGAGGGGATTGGCGCCTTAATCCTTGCTTTGCGGTTTGTTCCGTTATACGGCTGGGGTAAGGGGCTTTATTTCAGCATATTCCACGCCATTTCAGCTTTCTGTAACGCCGGCTTTGACCTCATGGGAGGGTATAGGAGTTTTACTGGCTTTACCGACGATTTCATCGTAAACTTTGCGATAATGGGTTTAATCATATGTGGAGGGCTTGGCTTTTCTGTCTTGCTGGATATTTACAGAAACAAGCGTTTTGAGAAGTGGTCATTGCACACAAAGCTGGTGGTGTGCGTTACTGCTATATTGATTGTGACGGGTGCCTTGTTCTTCTTTATTGTGGAATTCAATAATCCGGCTACCTTGGGCGGCCAGAATTGGAGGGGCAAGATTCTAGGGGCATTATTCCAATCTGTGACCCCTAGAACCGCTGGATTCAATACAATTGATCAGGCTTCTCTCAGGAATGCCTCGAAGTTTATGACCATCATCCTGATGTTTATTGGGGCTTCACCTGCGGGTACGGGTGGGGGAATCAAGACCACTACGGCCAGCGTAATTCTGCTTACGGTGCTCAGCGTAATCAAAGGCAGGCGTGATGTAGAGGTTTTTAATAGAAGGATCCCTTATAGTATTGTAAACAGGGCGCTGGCGATAGCGGTTATAAGTTTCATTATATTGGTGAGCGTTAGCATGATATTGTCTCTGATTGAGCCCTATCCGCTGGTTGACGTGATCTTTGAAACGGCCTCTGCTTTGGGAACGGTGGGGTTGAGTACCTTTAATAACTCTGAATTAAACGATATTAGCAAAATATTCGTTATTATGACCATGTTTGCAGGTAGGGTAGGTCCTTTGACGCTGACGCTGGCCTTTGCAAAGAGGCTGGCAGGCGACAATGGCAATGTGAAATACCCTGAAGGTAAGGTAATGGTGGGTTAA
- a CDS encoding cell division protein ZapA — translation MVDKTKTVVRIGGREYTIRSVESEEYIHKVAIYVDKKMEEIRQRQPNLSTTMLAMLTAINLADEVIKLQERVEKLQREISVLHSVLEEDGRNDIPNSSGVYDVLRRARR, via the coding sequence ATGGTGGACAAGACTAAAACCGTGGTGAGGATCGGCGGTCGAGAATATACCATAAGGAGTGTGGAGTCTGAGGAGTACATCCACAAAGTGGCCATTTATGTCGACAAGAAGATGGAGGAGATCAGGCAGCGGCAGCCCAATCTCAGCACCACGATGTTAGCCATGTTAACGGCCATCAATTTGGCTGATGAGGTTATCAAACTCCAGGAAAGGGTTGAAAAGCTTCAGAGGGAAATAAGCGTCTTGCATTCAGTACTGGAAGAGGATGGACGGAATGACATTCCAAATTCATCTGGTGTTTATGATGTATTGCGCAGGGCGCGACGTTGA
- the rplT gene encoding 50S ribosomal protein L20 — MARVKKALNARKKHKKILKLAKGYYGAKSRQFRAANQAVMKALAYAYVGRRLKKRDFRKLWIARINAAARQNGLSYSRFINGLRKAGIQIDRKILADMAVNDANGFAQLVNIAKEKLHA, encoded by the coding sequence ATGGCTAGAGTAAAGAAAGCGCTCAATGCAAGGAAGAAGCACAAGAAGATACTGAAGCTTGCAAAAGGTTATTATGGCGCCAAGAGCAGGCAGTTCAGAGCAGCCAATCAAGCGGTGATGAAAGCGCTGGCATATGCGTATGTGGGAAGAAGGCTCAAGAAAAGGGACTTCCGCAAGTTGTGGATTGCTAGGATCAATGCGGCGGCAAGGCAGAACGGTTTAAGCTACAGCCGGTTTATAAATGGCCTGCGCAAGGCAGGGATTCAGATAGACAGAAAGATATTGGCGGATATGGCTGTCAACGATGCCAACGGTTTTGCACAGTTGGTAAACATAGCTAAAGAAAAGTTGCATGCGTAA
- the rpmI gene encoding 50S ribosomal protein L35, with translation MPKIKTHRGAAKRFRLTKNGKIKRAKAFKSHLLTKKSPKRKRQLRKATYVASVEVKKIKQLIPYK, from the coding sequence ATGCCTAAAATCAAGACCCATCGAGGGGCAGCCAAGAGATTCCGCCTTACCAAAAATGGGAAAATAAAGAGGGCTAAGGCGTTTAAGAGCCATTTGCTTACCAAAAAGTCACCAAAGAGAAAACGGCAGCTCAGGAAAGCCACCTATGTTGCATCTGTTGAGGTCAAGAAGATAAAGCAGCTGATTCCTTATAAATAA